The genomic DNA CGAATATTTTGTAGCTGAACCTTGCGATTGAGAGCATCTTCAATAAGCGGCTTGTACTTGTCTTGATACTTATTGAGATCGATCAGGAAGGGAAGCGCGAGCCCAACGCCGACGAGGAGAACGACCAGAACGAGCAAACCTATCAGGATCTTCATCTCGATCGCCTCCAGTTGAAAATGCAGTATATAAATGGAGTCTCGGTGAGTCAAACGAGGAAGAGTGGAAGACGAAGCTTGAGCTTCCAGAAATCACATTCTGCTAGAAGTCGTCCTGACCGATATCATGACCAGCACTGTGTCGTCTGTAGATGTCAAGAGTTCTAATACAGCGTCGCCTGAGTCGTCGTCATTTGGCATGCCATTTGACGACAGAGTCGTCACTTAAAATCGCTGAATTTAACAATCGAGGACGAGCGGTGGAAAGATCGGTGAAAAGAGCCGACCCACGCGGCGTTGCTTCACGCCCAATTTTCGAGTCGTAGACCAGGGACGCGTCGAAATTCCCTGAGGTTGTTGCTGACAAGCCGAACTCCAAGGCTGAGTGAATGGGCGGCGATGAGCATATCCATTGAGCCAATCAGAGTTCCCTTTGCCTCAAGTTGCCAACGTAAGCGACCATAGGACCAGGCCGCAGGCTGGTCAAACGGAGCGATTTCCAAAGGAGCCAGAAACTGCTCGAGCGCATGGCGATTCTTAGATGCCTGACGGCTCTTGCTGACCCCGTAGGCCAATTCAGCTGCCGTGATGCTGGAAATGCCGATCTCTCCGACCGGTTGCGACAGGAAGCGTTCGATGACGGTGGGAGGTTGTTGTTTGATCAGGTAGATGCAGATGTTGGTATCCAGCATTACCTTCATGCGAGGGAACGCCTTCGTTTCTGGAGCGGCGGCTGCTGCCTCCCCTCTTCCATAAAGTCGTCGGTAAACATAGCCAGACTGTCGGTGAGCGGCTGCCACGTCTGCTTCTTTGGACGAATGACGAGCGTATTGCCCCGACGTTGAATCTCGACTTCGTCGCCTTCCAGCTGAAATTCGCGGGGGATCCGTACGGCCTGACTGTTGCCGCTCATAAAGAGCTTCGTCTTCTTCCGCGTTGCCACCGTAAGCCTCTCTTCAAGGAAAAGTATATACGTCATAATATACATCAGTGCGTCATCTGTCAACGGAGCGGCGGTGAAACTGACCCGCGCGTGAACTGTTCCGTAACGCCCACGGTAGGCAAACCTACATGAACGATTTGGCCTTTTCGATTGCTACCTATTCCACTTTGGCATTGCCGCCAGAGCTGGCCATAAGCGACGCATGATATGGAATGCACGAAGCAAGACCAGACCCTGCTTTATGTTTTCTTCTGGATGGGTGTTTGCCGCCTGCCCTCTTCCATGAAGTCGTCGATTAACATAGCGGGATTGTCGGTGCGACTGCCATGTCTGTACCTGAAACTGGCAAGGATTTGACCTGCCTGTTGTCGTTCATGAAAAGCTCCGTCTTCTTCCATGCGACCACCTTAGTCTCTTGTGTATATAAACCCTTGGTCTACGGTAATACCTCATCTGTCAACGGAGCAGCCGGTGAAACTGACCCGCGCGAACTGCTCTGCCATGTTCGCAAGTATATATACGGTCTCGATTCAGCTTTGCCCTACCGCTACTTTTCCACTTCGCCATGGCTGCCCTGAGTCGATCGCGGAAGGCACATGATTGGCCAAACGTCTAGAAAACGACATAGTGCTGCTACACATGTTACGAGAATCGGAAAAGAAAAGAGAATCTAACCTGACAGCATGCATCGCCTGTAAGAATGAGCTAGAGACTGGGCATCCTTATGCTCGCATTGCGGAAGTTTTCAGCTAGCCTGGAAGAATCACCTTCGCTATTGGTCTGCAATTGTTGGTCTGTTGGCCTTTATTTCCACAGCTAGTGCATACCTCTTTTCAGTCGGACCTGATGTGTGGAAAATTTTCATGTGGAAGGACAGAGTCAAAGTTTTAGATTTGGTCTACCCAGGAATCATTGTGGTAGCAAACATCGGGGATGGCAATGTATTTGTGAGCAAAATCGATTGGACTGTAAACATGGAAAGTATATTTTCAAATGGAACAATCCCAATCTATAAGACGGTTGCAAAAGAACAAGGTCTGCAAGCCATAGAATTGCAACGTTCACTTCTTCGAAAGAGAGAGTTCGAAGGGAGCTACATAAGAGGCAATGAAGTACCCAATGAAATGCGTATGAAATTATGGCAGCAGGCCCGTTCTTCAACCAATGAATGTTGGGACGTTAAGATCCATTTGGCAAAACCAGAAATCTTGTTAGAGGCGGAACGGGTTGGAGGAGAAGAGTTTTGGTCAGTCCCCATCAAGGGAACCCTTTATTTCTATTCTCTTCATGCCAAACAGACTCTTGAGCAGGAGATTCCGCTTTTCGCTTTTGTTGTAAAGAACCACAAAGATAGTAAATGCTAGCCTTGTTCAAGGTGCGATTTTTATCGTAACTGCAATGGCAACCATTCGAGGAATGGCATTGTTAGGATTTCTGAGAATCCACCAAGCGATGATTTCAAGACTTTTCACACATTTCTCAACTCATTGTCCGACAAACCCATATCTGCTTTAGGCTTTCGGAAGTCTCCGATTGGTCGATCAATTCAAACTCCGCCTTCGACAGCAACAACAAAAGTTCCTGCGGATAGATACACCCGCTGTGATTGGCAAGACCATTTGTCGTGCTGATTGCCAGAGAAAAGAGACCAGGTGCCATAGCTGATTTGCGTGGCTGCGTCATATCGATGTGAGCTTTCTACAGTATCCCATACCGGTCTGTAGTGGCTTCCATAACGGTAACTCGTTGATCCAGCCTCGCCCATATCCGAACATCGGATTGAATATGTCAAACACAAAAATCCCCGTCCTCGACAGATGTCGTTTCACGGGCGCAAAACATGCCAACAGATCTTCGATTGACAGCAGATGGTGATTTTCGCAAGGGGAATGCCTGAAGGGCTTGCAGCGATGCAAGCCCCTTCAGCTGTTTCCTCATTCTCTCTGGATCAGTGCACCTCAGCGTTTCTTTCGGTTGAATCAGATTCCCGGACCGTACTTGGCACGCCAGGACATCGCAGATGACGCGCGTGGCCATGAGGCTGGTAATCTCCGCCGCGTCGTAGGGCGGCGAGCATTCGACGATTTCCATTCCCGCCAGGGGCTTCGTGTCGGCGATGATCTGGAGAAACTTCAGCACTTCACGCGGCAGAAGGCCACCGTGCTCGTCATAAGGGAGAGGGAGTCTTTTATTATAAATCGCTTGCCGATGCGGCTGGATCGCCTGTGCTCAGATGCCTTGATGGAAGTGTGATATACGAAGATCTATCACGCGGCCGTGCCGATCAGACTTTCCAAGGGGATATGCAGTTTGCGATGAAGGCGACGAATCATTTCAAGGGAGAGTGTCCGTTTCTTGGTCAAGATCTCCGAAACACGCCCACGTCCACCGAGTAAGGCTTCCAGATCTTTGCGAGTCATCCCGAGTTGATCCATTCGAAACTTTATAGCCTCGATCGGATCGGGCGGGCAGATGGCATAGTGTTTTTTTTCGTACACTTCAACGAGTGTTGTTAACACGTCCAACTCATCGCCGGCCTTCGTTCCCGGTTTTGCATCCAAAAGAACTTCGATTCGATGCAGCGTACGCTCATAATCTCGCTCTGATTTAATGGGGGCGATGGTCATAACTTTCTTCCTCGTCATATTGCCGTGATATCGACAGTGTCGTAATCTTTGTGGGCCCCAATGAATCGGATGTATACGATCCGATAAGGGTAATTGATCTTCACAGCCAGCCGATATTGATTGCCGGCGATATTGAATACCATTCGGCTGTCTTGCAACACGCTTGCCGATCGAAACTGAAGCTTCACCGCCGAAGGTGTCGACCAATCCGCTCGTGTCACTTCTTGATGCCAGGCCTCCAACGGGCCTTTCGCCTTCGGATGTTGTTTCCAGAAATCGCGAAGGGTCCGTTTAGCAATAATGCGCACTGAGCTACTGTATCATGATCCCAATATGGGATCAACGTGTGACAAGCACGCTCGAGGAGAAGAAGCCGTTCGTCAAGAAGTGTCTGAAGGGGCTTGCATCTATGCAGGCCCCTTCAGCGGCTGTTTCGTTATCTCTTGGGTGCAGCTCAGCGTTTCTTTCGATTTTGCAGGTTGCCGGACCGCACTTGGCAGGCCAGGACATCGCAGATGACCCGCGTGGCCATAAGGCTGGTGATCTCGGCGGCATCGTAGGGCGGCGAGCACTCGACGATTTCCATCCCCGCCAGCGGCTTCGTGTCCGCGATGATCTGGAGAAACTTCAGCACTTCACGCGGCAGAAACCCGCCCGGCTCCGGCCAACCGGTGCCCGGCACGAACGCCGCGTCCAAGCAATCGACGTCGAAGCTCAACCACACCGCATCCACACCATCAAACGCCACTTCGAGCGCCTGCTTCGCGGCATTCTCGATGCCCATTTCCACGCAGTCGGTCACGGTCATAATGGTGGTCTGGCGTTCACGACCGACCTTCACGCCGGGTCTTGGCGCTTGCCAACCGCCGATGCCGATCTGAACAAGATTCTTGGCCGGCACGTTGGGAATATTCGTCGCATGAAACCAGGGGGTCGTATGCATGCGTTCATCGAGATCGGTCTCCTGCGTGTCCACGTGCCGATCGAAGTGAAGGATGCCGAGCTTCTTGCCGTTCATATTCTGCGCCACTCCCCGCACGGTCGCAAAGCCGAGGGAATGGTCTCCGCCGAGCACTACGGGGAATGCGCCGCTGGCATAGACATGTCCCACGCCTTTGCTGACTTGATCGAACGTCTTCTCGATATTGCCGGGAATCGTAAATACGTCGCCGACATCGCAGATGGACACGGATTCCCGAAGATCCACGCCGAGCTCGAAGCTGTAGGTGCCGTACAGCGCGGAGATCTTGCGAATCCCTTGGGGGCCGAACCTGGTGCCGGATCGATAGGTCGTCCCGCCGTCGAAGGGCGCGCCGAGAATAGCTACATCGTATTGGCCGCACTTGCGGACATCTTCGACATACGGAGCCTTGATAAAAGTGTTGATGCCGGCGAAGTGGGGAAGTTCCCCTCGGCTGAATGTGGGAATCCGGCGATCTTTGATGGAATCGGCGCCAGGTAGGCCCAATTCAAGGCCTCGGGCGACTTCCTCTTCAAATTTCGTGGTCGGCAGCAGTGCCTCCGCTTCGACCGCGTACTTCGCCTCAGGCCCGTATTTGTCATGCAGCGGAACCTTGCCTTGGTATTGTTTCTTTTTCATTGAGTACTCCTTTTGAGAGGTGAATTGATTTATGAGTCTGTTTGAAGCCCTTGTTGCGACACGAAACTTGATGACCTAGACTGTTTTTCATTCTTGAGTCGGGGCGGACTCCCGCGGACGCATCACTAAGTCATTCCTTGCCGGTTTCACGATGAGGAGATAGAGCGTGGTCATCCCTAAGATGCTTCCGAGGACCAGCGGCACGGCCCAGAGTTGCCACCAGGGGGCGTCAGGCGAAGTTGCGTAGGGGCGTGGCCACGCGATATTGACGAATTCAAACACCGACCACAAAAAAGCCGCTGTATTGATCGGCAAGCCCCAGACACCTAACTTCAGTTGTCCTAACGAAGGGTCCCAGCGACCCGTGAGACGGGTATAGAGCCCAACGCCCGTGGTCATTGCAAACATGGCATACAAGCCGCCGGTACCGAACGCCAACACCGTGGCGACCGCTTCATCATTGAGCCCGAAGAGCAATCCGAGCGTGGCTAGCAGAACCGTAAACAGCACGGCATTATGCGGCGCCCCGGCAACTGTGACCCGACTGAGAACGGCCGGCATACTTCCTTCGCGCGCCATAGAAAACACAATGCGGGATGTGTATTGCACCATGGACGATCCACAGGCCAGGAACGCGATCATGACGATCGCCAGGAAGGGGGTTTCCGCCCAGGCGCCAAAGTTGTCGACGATCACGGGTGTGACAGGATCTGACGCGGCGCTCGTATGGAGCAAGGTGTCTCGGTTGAAGCTCAGGGTAAGGGCGGCGGAGTTGAAGAGCACCACGCTTCCGACCATGCAGAGAGAGAAAAAGATCGCGCGCGGCACCATCCGCTTGGGATCATGCGTTTCTTCGGCGATGGTCGAGCAGGCATCGAAGCCGATGAACGCCCACCCGGAAATAGCGAGCGCCGCCAGAAATGCAGCGGTTGAGGTAGGGGCGGTTCCCGTCCCGAGACGTGCGAACAGTTCGGAAAATTCATGTTGCCGGAAAAAGACAAACAGCAGCAGCGCAACACCGAACGAGCCGACGATTTCCGCATAGACTCCCAG from Nitrospira sp. includes the following:
- a CDS encoding VapC toxin protein, yielding MKVMLDTNICIYLIKQQPPTVIERFLSQPVGEIGISSITAAELAYGVSKSRQASKNRHALEQFLAPLEIAPFDQPAAWSYGRLRWQLEAKGTLIGSMDMLIAAHSLSLGVRLVSNNLREFRRVPGLRLENWA
- a CDS encoding VapB protein (antitoxin to VapC), coding for MYIMTYILFLEERLTVATRKKTKLFMSGNSQAVRIPREFQLEGDEVEIQRRGNTLVIRPKKQTWQPLTDSLAMFTDDFMEEGRQQPPLQKRRRSLA
- a CDS encoding Agmatinase, giving the protein MLKFLQIIADTKPLAGMEIVECSPPYDAAEITSLMATRVICDVLACQVRSGNLIQPKETLRCTDPERMRKQLKGLASLQALQAFPLRKSPSAVNRRSVGMFCARETTSVEDGDFCV
- a CDS encoding Helix-turn-helix motif — translated: MTIAPIKSERDYERTLHRIEVLLDAKPGTKAGDELDVLTTLVEVYEKKHYAICPPDPIEAIKFRMDQLGMTRKDLEALLGGRGRVSEILTKKRTLSLEMIRRLHRKLHIPLESLIGTAA
- a CDS encoding Arginase/agmatinase/formimionoglutamate hydrolase, arginase family, whose product is MKKKQYQGKVPLHDKYGPEAKYAVEAEALLPTTKFEEEVARGLELGLPGADSIKDRRIPTFSRGELPHFAGINTFIKAPYVEDVRKCGQYDVAILGAPFDGGTTYRSGTRFGPQGIRKISALYGTYSFELGVDLRESVSICDVGDVFTIPGNIEKTFDQVSKGVGHVYASGAFPVVLGGDHSLGFATVRGVAQNMNGKKLGILHFDRHVDTQETDLDERMHTTPWFHATNIPNVPAKNLVQIGIGGWQAPRPGVKVGRERQTTIMTVTDCVEMGIENAAKQALEVAFDGVDAVWLSFDVDCLDAAFVPGTGWPEPGGFLPREVLKFLQIIADTKPLAGMEIVECSPPYDAAEITSLMATRVICDVLACQVRSGNLQNRKKR
- a CDS encoding Urea carboxylase-related amino acid permease; its protein translation is MLVKESPDTVSPATSTPATLCRSLSLWNSLTIGFATVSPVAGLYAIIGVQTVVAGGGWFSALALCLVMQLLVATVYAELSSQIPIAGGAYKWARQLGGATTGTYAGAIYVSSTIAMLTTTAYTGGIWLAIFFGSGSGTGVSLVIWGAVFMLICTVLNLVHVSVFKFLISLGVYAEIVGSFGVALLLFVFFRQHEFSELFARLGTGTAPTSTAAFLAALAISGWAFIGFDACSTIAEETHDPKRMVPRAIFFSLCMVGSVVLFNSAALTLSFNRDTLLHTSAASDPVTPVIVDNFGAWAETPFLAIVMIAFLACGSSMVQYTSRIVFSMAREGSMPAVLSRVTVAGAPHNAVLFTVLLATLGLLFGLNDEAVATVLAFGTGGLYAMFAMTTGVGLYTRLTGRWDPSLGQLKLGVWGLPINTAAFLWSVFEFVNIAWPRPYATSPDAPWWQLWAVPLVLGSILGMTTLYLLIVKPARNDLVMRPRESAPTQE